The genome window TCCGTTATACAGTGTTTTAATAGCAGGTCTATAGACCTGTCCCAGTGTACTGTACCTGTGTGTACAGTAGATGTCTATCTGTAGTGCTTAAAataaccccctctctccctctactaccCTCCCCCAACCCTGTAGTGCTTAAAataaacccctctctctctactaccctcccccAACCCTGTAGTGCTTAAAATAACCCCCTCTACTACCCTCCCCCAACCCTGTAGTGCTTAAAAtaacccccccctctccctctactaCCCTCTCCCGCTTAAAATACTCCCTTAAATccacctccctcctttcctctatcCTCCTACAttactccctccttctccctttctctctagtGCTCAGAATAGCCCTTGTTCTCCTCCTACCACCcccactactacactaccccccctctccctccctctagcaggagCTGGTGTGAAGGTTGccactacccctccctccctctagcaggagCTGGTGTGAAGGCTGccactacccctccctccctctagcaggagCTGGTGTGAAGGTTGccactacccctccctccctccctctagcaggagCTGTTGTGAAGGTTGccactacccctccctccctccctctagcaggagCTGGTGTGAAGGTTGCCACTacccaccccccccctccctctagcagGAGCTGGTGTGAAGGCTGccactacccctccctccctctagcaggagCTGGTGTGAAGGTTGccactacccctccctccctctagcaggagCTGGTGTGAAGGTTGccactacccctccctccctctagcaggagCTGGTGTGAAGGTTTCCactacccccctctccctctagcAGGAGCTGGTGTGAAGGTTGccactacccctccctccctctagcaggagCTGGTGTGAAGGTTGccactacccctccctccctctagcaggagCTGGTGTGAAGGTTGCTCCCAGTGAGGATGGATGTGATGCTGGAGGGGTCATACAGGCCTTCATCATCTTCGTCAGAGCTCAGAGCCGACGAGTCTAGGGCCTGACGCTGCGCATGCTGCACCTTCCTCCTGAAacacaccaccatcatcaccatcagctTCAATGTTATCTTCATCATCTATTGTTCACTATAACAGAGGCTGTAGGTGGGTCTCAGCAAACGTGTGGGAGTAGACAGTTGACTTCTACAGTAGACAGTGTAGTTCCCTGTAGTATCTGTCAGGGAGAGAGCCCTCTGCTGGTCAGATATGGGAACTGACTGgtgtgatatacagtacatacagggaTGACTGCTCTGTCTGCTAGATCTGTCTCTGCCTCCCCCTTCACAGCTGACCTGCACATACgtacgtacgtgcgtgcgtgttcCCACAGCACTGTTGAGTGGGGTTTAATGAGACACCTCTACACAGCTGGGTGAGTGTGActgttgaagtgtgtgtgtgtgtgtgtgtgttcccacagCACTGTTGAGTGGGGTTTAATGAGACACCTTTACACAGCTGGGTGAGTGTGActgttgaagtgtgtgtgtgtgtgtgtgtgtgaccgtatTAAACAGTACCACAGAGTATAGAAGAGAACCACAGCGTAATTCTGTGTATTAAAGAGTAATTACAGTATCATAGCATACCATAGAGTACCACAGAGTAATGATGATATTGAAGAGTGCAACAGTGTATTGCTGTTCAGTCCTGTAAGTGATTGTAAGTGCTTGAGACTGAGTCATCCTGCCTGTTCTTCTCAGGGGTAGAATGTGTTAGTGTTCTGTTACTGTATTCATGTTTATTGTATTGTATTCCTCCTGGGCATCAGAGCTTATTCACCCCCACAATCCTCCTCTTCAGTACCACTAGGAGTCTACTGTCCAGCGTAGTGAgtcatcctcatcctcctcatcctctccttctccctgaacctgtgatccctctctctctccccctccctccctgaacCTGTGattcctctcgctctccccctccctccctgaacctgtgatccctctctctctctccccctccctccctgaacctgtgatccctctctctctctccccctccctccctgaacCTGTGATCCCTCTCTCCGTTATACAGTGTTTTAATAGCAGGTCTATAGACCTGTCCCAGTGTACTGTACCTGTGTGTACAGTAGATGTCTATCTGTAGTGCTTAAAataaccccctctctccctctactaccCTCCCCCAACCCTGTAGTGCTTAAAataaacccctctctctctactaccctcccccAACCCTGTAGTGCTTAAAATAACCCCCTCTACTACCCTCCCCCAACCCTGTAGTGCTTAAAAtaacccccccctctccctctactaCCCTCTCCCGCTTAAAATACTCCCTTAAATccacctccctcctttcctctatcCTCCTACAttactccctccttctccctttctctctagtGCTCAGAATAGCCCTTGTTCTCCTCCTACCACCcccactactacactaccccccctctccctccctctagcaggagCTGGTGTGAAGGTTGccactacccctccctccctctagcaggagCTGGTGTGAAGGCTGccactacccctccctccctctagcaggagCTGGTGTGAAGGTTGccactacccctccctccctccctctagcaggagCTGTTGTGAAGGTTGccactacccctccctccctccctctagcaggagCTGGTGTGAAGGTTGCCACTacccaccccccccctccctctagcagGAGCTGGTGTGAAGGCTGccactacccctccctccctctagcaggagCTGGTGTGAAGGTTGccactacccctccctccctctagcaggagCTGGTGTGAAGGTTGccactacccctccctccctctagcaggagCTGGTGTGAAGGTTTCCactacccccctctccctctagcAGGAGCTGGTGTGAAGGTTGccactacccctccctccctctagcaggagCTGGTGTGAAGGTTGccactacccctccctccctctagcaggagCTGGTGTGAAGGTTGCTCCCAGTGAGGATGGATGTGATGCTGGAGGGGTCATACAGGCCTTCATCATCTTCGTCAGAGCTCAGAGCCGACGAGTCTAGGGCCTGACGCTGCGCATGCTGCACCTTCCTCCTGAAacacaccaccatcatcaccatcagctTCAATGTTATCTTCATCATCTATTGTTCACTATAACAGAGGCTGTAGGTGGGTCTCAGCAAACGTGTGGGAGTAGACAGTTGACTTCTACAGTAGACAGTGTAGTTCCCTGTAGTATCTGTCAGGGAGAGAGCCCTCTGCTGGTCAGATATGGGAACTGACTGgtgtgatatacagtacatacagggaTGACTGCTCTGTCTGCTAGATCTGTCTCTGCCTCCCCCTTCACAGCTGACCTGCACATACgtacgtacgtgcgtgcgtgttcCCACAGCACTGTTGAGTGGGGTTTAATGAGACACCTCTACACAGCTGGGTGAGTGTGActgttgaagtgtgtgtgtgtgtgtgtgtgttcccacagCACTGTTGAGTGGGGTTTAATGAGACACCTTTACACAGCTGGGTGAGTGTGActgttgaagtgtgtgtgtgtgtgtgtgtgtgttcccacagCACTGTTGAGTGGGGTTTAATGAGACACCTTTACACAGCTGGGTGAGTGTGActgttgaagtgtgtgtgtttgaatccGACTGCTTTATTCTGTAATGACATGTGTCTGATAGCAGCATCTCTGTTGAGGGATCAGAGAGGAGCTCAGTGATCCATagaatgatacacacacacactagtttgGCTGTGGGGAGTGAACAGGCTGCCAGTAAATGTCAGCTCACTGAACTCATTACCAATGacaagagaggaacagaaagaggtctggagggagtggaggagaacagaaagAGGTctggagggagtggaggagaacagaaagAGGTctggagggagtggaggagaacagaaagAGGTctggagggagtggaggagaacagaaagAGGTctggagggagtggaggagaacagaaagAGGTctggagggagtggaggagaacagaaagAGGTCTGGAGggagtagaggagaacagaggaacagaaagaggtctgggaggaggaggagaacagagatAATTGGTCTGGAAggagtagaggagaacagaggaacagaaagaggtctgggaggaggaggaggagaacagagataatgggtctggaggagaggaggagaacagagataattggtctggaggagaggaggagaacagagatAATTGGTCTGGAGAGGAAGAGAACTGAGAGGAAGAAGAGACACATCTAGGAGAAAGGAGATACTTAGTAATCTAACATGTGAAACAGGTAGTGTCAGACTTggaaacacaataacacacacagacTTACTTGAGCTCAGTCTCCAGCGCGGTGACTCTGCCCTGCAAGGCCTCCTTTAGTTCCAtctgttcctccatctctctctgggcCTTCCTCCtcaatccctccatcctctctacctctgtctccccctcatcCACCTGTCTCTTCAGGGCCTTCACACGCAGAGACAGCTACAACACAGAGGAATCAGTCagggtgagtgagtgtgtgtgtatatagtgtgtgagtgagtgagtgtacctggtctctctgttctgtgtgttggtgtctctcttCCTCCAGGGTAAAGTTGAGCTCCTTCAGTTTCTTCTCCAGGCGACGCTGAGACGATAACATGGAGTTCTTCTCCCTaagacacacaccgacagacacacTTAAATCTTTAGCACAAACATGAACAAGGTGATTCTGGATACAGATGTGTGACCAGTTCATAATATCATAAGCTTAACTTGTCATTCAATAATGTGAATGTCAATTTAAGGTACACTTCTCTAATTAATAGTAAACCACCATACCAACCATAAAATCAGCTTTTGCGACAAAATATCATATTTTAGACTATGTGGTGCATTGTGGGGTCTGTAGTTCCTGGGGTGTGGTGCATTGTGGGACGTGTAGTGTGCGGTGTACCTATCCTCGCTGTGGAGGCGTTCCTCCAACTCGTGAACTTTACTCTCCAGCTGAGCCACTCCTACAGAGGAGCGAGACTGACCCTCCATATCAGATACTCTGGTCTTCAACTccttcatctggagagagagagatttaagcATAATCAATCATCACTCAGACCTGAAGATCATTTCAGTGGAGACACAGACTTAACGTACATGTCTTTCTAGGGCATTCTTGTCCAGCTCCAGGTCCTGTCTGGAGGATCTCTCCTGCATCAGCTCTGAACGCAGCTGCTCCATctgcacacagacagagacagaggatcgCCAGAcagggtgagagaaagagggtgagcgGAGAAAGAGGGCGAGCAGAGAGAGTTAACAAATACATTATTTTCCTAGCTTGGTCCTGGTTCTTTCAACTGTTAACCAACAGACTGCTGAAAGCTGCTAGACACAcatttatagtgtgtgtgtgtgtgtgtgtgtgtgtgtgtgtgtgtgtgtgtacctggtctctGGTCCTGGTGACTCTGTCAGTGAGTAGCTCCACagatcccttctcctcctccagctccagctccagtcGTTTCATCTTGTCCTCCGTGCTGCGGAGCTCCCTGCTCTTGTCTGTGAGGCTGCTCCTGCTGTTCTCCAGTTCAGCCTCTAGGTGGTGCAGGCGGTTGGTGAGCAGTTCCTTGTCCAGCTGAACATTGTCTCTCTCCTCAACCACAGAGAGCAGCTCCTTCTTCTGACGGGACGCCTGGCGCacgacacacacactctggatcaGCGGCATTAAAGACGAAACACCTTCACCCCTCAAACTCatctctggacctcaaagccagttccactgtgtttttttattgttcccctctaatgaggcactgatttagacctgggacaccaggtgagtgcaattcattatcaggtagaacagaaaagcagcaggctccggacctcgtagggtcagagttgaataaCCCTGACCAATACCATCATCTCCTGAAGACACTTTCCTCTGCCGTCTCCACCctattttcctcctcctctctcacctcctccctccatcccgctcacctcctcctccagtcTCTTGAGGGAGGTCTGGCTCCTCTCCAGTTCTACCAGTCTGTCGTTGCCCTGCCTCTGGGCCTCCTGTGTCTCCCTGcgagatctctctctctgttcctccacctGGGCTCTGAGAACCTGCACCTCCTCACCAGACGACTGGGACAGACACTCAAACTACATggacagagaaagaggcagagtgaGAGCAGGGAGAGAACGAGGAgtaagaggacagagagagagatttttattTGCACAGTGTACATTTGTAAATACAGCACTTCAATGCAGTACACAGAGCATCAGAAAAACCCATGTAGACACACACTCCTCACCTCCTTATTGAGTTTGTCCAGggactgctcctgctgtctcttctGTTCCTCCagctgtgtgttggtctgtgtgagctggtccctctccttctccctgtcctCCAGACGCAGGCTGAGCTGCAGGTGGTCCTGGCCCAGCCGAGAGGCTCCTCTCCTGGCCTCGTCAAGCTCCTGCCTCAGCCCCCTCAACTCCGCCTGGAGGGACAGCTCTGCCTCCGAACTCTCTGATGCACTGGAAGCCAGCTgagcctggacacacacacacacaaatacatactgTGAAACACAACACACCCACTAACAAAGAGTTGTGAGAAAGAGgtagtgtaatgtgtgtgtgtgtagcagtgtgtatGTCTCACCTCCAGGCGTGAGAGTTTCTCTCGGAGGCGTGTGTTAGCTGCCTCCTGCTCCTGCTGTGAGTCTCTGAGAGCGTTTAGTTCTGTCTGGGTTCTGGCCAGCCGCTCTGTGTTTGACTGCAGCTCCTGCTCAGTGCTGGCGAGTttctctcccagtctgtctctctccccacgAGCATCAGTCAGCTCTGACTGCAGGCCAGACACTACCGACGGGTCAGGGAGCTatggagagaaacaaagagaggtgAGTGGttgagagaaggatggagattgTGAATATAAGGGAGGAAAAGTGGCCATCTTTCCCATTCACATAGCTGGTACTACACAACACACACCTGTTTGGTTCTCTCCTGGGCCTTGGCCAGATCCTCTTTGGCTCGATTTGATTGGCCCCTCAGCCTGTCCATCTCATACTTGAGCTCCGCCTCCTGCTCCTGGTTGGCCTTCTTCAGGGAGATTACCTCCATGACCTTTTTATCGAGCTCCGCCCTTTTCTTCTCTGCCTCTGATTGGGCCTGCTGCAGATCGGCACGCAAACTCTGCAGCTCCTGAAATGACAGTGGAGAACAGTGTCAGTGTGTacctggttgagtgtgtgtgtttgtcactatcagtgtgtgtgtgtgtacctggttgagtgtgtgtgtttgtcagtatcagtgtgtgtgtgtgtgtacctggttgagtgtgtgtgtttgtcactatcagtgtgtgtgtgtgtacctggttgagtgtgtgtgtatgactgggGTCTGGTATCTGCTGTTTCATGGTGTTGACTCTCTCCTGTACTTCGTTCAGTTCTTCCTCGAGCTCCTCTTTCTCCAGACGAGCCTGCAGCATCCTGCAACACACACAACATTTTAACCAATACAAGATCCATTTCAAAATCTAGAAATCAAGTCACAGATCAGCACTGATCAGACATCGTTTAGTTTGATCACAGAAGCTACAGTTAAATCGCCAATGCTGATATCAGTCCCTCAAAGTTTATCAAATGTTAGGTCATTCTATGGTATCACAATTTCTTCAGTCAGTCAAATAGAGAAACACAGAAGCTGGTTTAACTAGAATGTCAGCTACACGGCCATAAACCATGGCCATAAACCATGGCTATTAAAACCCTCTAGAGTCTAAGCCgggagggggggggttctaaaatatggaattgttttaagatggtcataccacgGCTACTAACATGcatgcagcccatgcaaaaaaacacCTCTTAAAACAGAGACATTTTGATGGGATTTTTTTATATGTTAATTACATTTCCGCGGTGGCGCGGAAATTGTAGGCTAAGGGTTAGCACGGGCTACTAGCACGGGCTACTAGCACGGGCTACTAGCACGGGCTACTAGCACGGCTATAACCTATATACAGCATAGACAGCATATATATAGGCTCCCTCACGGTGGGTCAGGGGTGATGGACGGGTCTCTAGTCAATAAGACACAATGAGAAGAGGAGACATTAACGGTACAGAATGAGAGAActgagaggacagaggatagaAATGGGACATGGGGATGGTTACATAGATCTATACATGGATGAAAAACAGGAAGAGATGTGCAAGACTTAagtgacgtgtgtgtgtacgtgtacagtaccagtcaaacttcctttgttactgttattttttacttatctattttacttaactcttatttttctcaaATCTACATTGTTGgttgcttgtaagtaagcatttcacggtaaggttgtattctcTGTACGTGCGTGTACTCACTCCTGTTTGGTGGTCCGTAGTTCATCTCTAGTACTGTGGAACTGCGTCATCCAGTGGCCACTCTCGTCCCTGCAGTCTTCCAGCTGCTGCTGTAGAGTACGCACCGATGCATTCACACGCAACCGCTCTGACTCAATACCCGCCTGAGACtggggggagaagaagagagagggagggtggatatgagaggtagggagagagagggaggggagaagaagagagagggagggtggatatgagaggtagggagagagaggtaggggggagaagaagagagagggagggtggatatgagaggtagggagagagaggtaggggggagaagaagagagagggagggtggatatgagaggtagggagagagacgtaggggggagaagaagagagagggagggtggatatgagaggtagggagagagaggtaggggggagaagaagagagagggagggtggatatgagagtgtagggagagagaggtaggggagagaagagatagggagggtggatatgagagagtgtagggagagagaggtaggggtggaAGAGAAGAGATAGGGAGGGTGGATATGAGAgagtgtagggagagagaggtagggggggagagaagagagagggagggtggatatgagagtgtagggagagagaggtaggggggagaAGAGATAGGGAGGGTGGATATGAgagtgtagggagagagaggtaggggggagaagagatagggagggtggatatgagagagtgtagggagagagaggtaggggagagaagagagagggagggtggatatgagagtgtagggagagagaggtaggggggagagaagagagagggagggtggatatATGACAGAGTGAGTAAGACGTGTCACATTAAGAATGTGAGATCAGCTGATGTAATGCTTGTGGCTTTGTCTGTGCAGTCAGATGTAACGGTGTAATCACTTGTTCCTGCTATAATGCACCGGTGTGAAGCAAGTCCAGTGGGTCTCAATCACTTCACGCTCTGCTGCTCCCTCAGTGCACGCGTGTGTGTGGGAAAGAGCTCTCAAGTAAGAATTTGACTGTACCGTTTTCCACCGGTTGTATCCTGTGGCCGTGGTGAATAAACGTTGAAACTTGTACCTGTGAGACCTGCTCCATGGTACTCCTCAGTCTCTCCATGTCAGTGCTGTACTGTTCTCGAAGTGTCTCGATCTCTTTGTCGTGCGTGGCCACCTCGTCCTTCAGAGCTCCCTTCAGAGCcgtcagctccctctctctctgtctcagagaaTCCTCCAGCTTCTGCTTCAACATGGACACCTCCAACAGAGACGCTTGACACATCACCAGGTCCTGtagacacacaatacacacataacACATTCCTACCGGACAATTACaaagagtgcacaacaaagatcTTGTGTCTCAAGACCACCCAAATGTGTGTTGTGTTACCGTCTTGTTGCCGTTCTCTGTCCTCAGGTCCTCCTGTAGCTCAACCAGTCGGTCCTCCATCTCTCTGACTCTGGActcagcactctctctctccatacgcAACTGACTCAGCCTGACAGAGACCGTGATttattcatttaacctttatttctaCAGGTTattctcattgagataaaatcTATTTTACAAGAGATCTGATGCTCTTTATCTCAACACTAACAAAAAAACTTTCAATAAGCCATCATTATAACCAGCAGGGACCTTTAGTTTTGATCCAGCGGCCTGAAGTCACTTTCAACCtgcctggttcctctcaaggtttctttCTACTCAGGTCATTTGTCCTGCTCACTGTTACTCACTCAGCATGTGTCTGATGTAGTTCAGTCTTCTTCCTGTCCACAGTCTCCTGGAGCTGCATGTTCTCATCCAGACATGACTCCAGCTCTGCCTTTAACACAGGGTCAGAGCTGCCCACAGAgccctatgcacacacacacacacatagtactgTAGGCTACATGACCACCACAACATCAGACAACGACAGACAGTGGCGAGGTGACAGAGTGGTAGTATTTAATTACACCGTTAAAAATATTTTGGAGAACAGGCATGATTCTCTATTTAAacatgctgtgtgtttgtgtctgtgtgttcttcaGAATAGTGTCAGACAGGCGTGTTTCCTCAGTAGAATTCACATACATGATTAAGTGATTATAGGGTGTTAGAGTTAAATACCAGCCCAACTCCCTTAAGCCAACACATAATGACTCATTATCAGATAGAATACTGTGTGTCCACCTCTAACCCAACAGGTTTAAACTGGTTTAAATCATCTGTGGTCCATTTACATGGCTTTTAGGGCATTCAGATTAGACTGCCACTAAAAACCACAACAGCAGCTCCtctcagaaaacacacacacggtGGGCTCAGCTGGTATGTGTACGGTTGAAACAGCTCACCGTGAGAGCTCCCTAGGTGCAAAACAAACACCATCGCTCCACTCTTTCCATCACGCCCCAAATGATCACTCCTTCCTCTTTTTCTCCTACTCTCcactcaccctcctctcctcctgtagagAGGTCTGTAGCTCCATCATCTTCCCCTCCAgatccctcttttctctcctccactcctcaccAGAGCTCTCACTGGGCTGAGGGGGAGAGTGACTTTAGTGGATACCCCATAGAATGACAGCTAGCACCACCAATGACAAACTGAAATAAGAGGATGAGCAGTACTACAGaggtgtatagagatgtatattaGAGTACTACAGATATGTATATTAGAGTACCGCGGaggtgtatagagatgtatattaGAGTACTACGGAGGTGTATATTAGACTACTACGGaggtgtatagagatgtatattaGACTACTACGGaggtgtatagagatgtatattaGACTACTACGGaggtgtatagagatgtatattaGACTACTACGGaggtgtatagagatgtatattaGACTACTACGGAGGTGTATAATAGAGTACTACTGAATTGTATATTAGATTACTACAGAagtgtatagagatgtatattaGAGTACTACTGAGGTGTATAATAGAGTACTACTGAATTGTATATTAGAGTACTACTGaggtgtatagagatgtataaTAGAGTACCGCGGaggtgtatagagatgtatattaGAGTACCGCGGAGGTGTATATTAGAGTACCACGGaggtgtatagagatgtatattaGAGTACCGCGGAGGTGTatagatatgtacagtaccagtcaaatgtttggacacacctgctcattcaagggtttctttatatttactattttctacattgtagaataatagtgaagatatcaaaactatgaaataacacatatggaatcatgtagtaacctaaaatagtattaaacaaatcaaaatatattttatatttcagattcttcgaagtagccaccctttgccttgatgacagctttgcacactcttgacattctctcaaccagtcttgaaggagttcccacatatgctgagcacttgttggctgctttttcttcagtCTGCAGTCCAACATCCCAAACCAtcgcaattgggttgaggtcaggtgattgtggaggccaggtcatctgatacaacactaatcattctccttcttggtcaaatagcccttacacagcctggaggtgtgttgggtcattgtcctgttgaaaaacaaatgtaagtgggactaagcgcaaaccagatgtgatggcgtatcgctgcagaactctggtagccattctggttaagtgtgccttgaattctaaataaatcaccgacaatgtcacgagcaaagcaccccaccacctcctccatgcttcacggtgggaaccacatatgcggagatcggttcacctactctgcgtctctcaaagacacggcagttggaaccaaaaggacagatttcctaatgtccattgctcgtgtttctcggccaagcaaatctcttcttcttattggtgtcctttagtagtggattctttgcagcaattcaaccatgaaggcctgacccacgcagtctcttctgaacagttgatgttgagatgtgtatgtgcttgaactctgtgaatcatttatttgggctgcaatttctgaggctggtagctctaatgaacttatcctctgcaacagaggtaactctgggtcttcctttcctgtggcggtcctcattagagccagtttcaccatagcgcttggtggtttctgcgactgaacttgaagaaacgttcaaagttcttgaaattgttcgtattgactgaccttcatgtctaaaagaaatgatggactgtcatttctccttgcttatttgagctgttcttgtcataatatgaacttggtcttttaccaaatagggctctctctgtataccaaccctaccttgtcacagcacaactgattggctcaaaacacattaaggaaagaaattccacaaattacattttaacaaggcacacctgttattgaaatgcattccaggtgactacctcatgaagctggttgagagaatgccaagagtatgcaaagctgtcataggcaaagggtggctactttgaagaatctcaaatatattttgatgtttaacacttttttggttactacatgattccatgtgctatttcatagttttgatgccttcactattattctacaatgtataaaatagtaaaaaataaagaataaccttggaatgagtaggtgtgtccaacattttgactggtactgtatattagaaTACTACTGAGGTGTATAAAAGGTGTATAAAGATTTGTATTAGAGTACTACTGAGGCGTATAGAGATGTGTATTAGAGTACTACCGAGGCGTATAGAGATGTGTATTAGAGTACTACCGAGGCATATAGAGATGTGTATTAGAGTACTACCGAGGCATATAGAGATGTGTATTAGAGTACTACCGAGGCATATAGAGATGTGTATTAGAGTACTACCGAGGCATATAGAGATGTGTATTAGAGTACTACCGAGGCGTATAGAGATGTGTATTAGAGTACTACCGAGGCGTATAAAGATGTGTATTAGAGTACTACCGAGGCGTATAAAGATGTGTATTAGAGTACTACCGAGGCGTATAAAGATGTGTATTAGAGTACTACCGAGGCGTATAAAGATGTGTATTAGAGTACT of Salvelinus alpinus chromosome 4, SLU_Salpinus.1, whole genome shotgun sequence contains these proteins:
- the LOC139572763 gene encoding cingulin-like isoform X1; protein product: MSTPPGRKSPVDYGVQIRFINDSGGGLPSTQLRSKPPSTSKYGVAVRVQGIAGQPYVVMKDGGPKGDSYGVQLRTHYPPGYGSLPRRGDREEGGGEGGGGQGGVLRRAQSHGSLLESEGGGGFGRPPGDGRSGSYGNLDGGIGVAEERTDRGGYGEGGMGRNIMCGSYQSGLNGSLGRGGGSQYAPDLHPSQTEPPPLTMAQPHPQSLPYPAQPHPQSLPYPAQPHPQSLPYPAQPHPQSLPYPAQPHPQTPVNRLISRFDGNSSTREQQRGRSPVAEDPRDTISPSLAPNPYSSSPSLTPNPYSSPSPSLNPYSSHPSSTHSSLGRGQGSLSKATPHPANQRAPAGRFVAVETPSANRTDPLVTPDLLLQSSEVTSEEEQVMQTIYSVLREGTSESDSVIRHKVRVIFQKIQGLKPSESSGEEWRREKRDLEGKMMELQTSLQEERRGSVGSSDPVLKAELESCLDENMQLQETVDRKKTELHQTHAELSQLRMERESAESRVREMEDRLVELQEDLRTENGNKTDLVMCQASLLEVSMLKQKLEDSLRQRERELTALKGALKDEVATHDKEIETLREQYSTDMERLRSTMEQVSQSQAGIESERLRVNASVRTLQQQLEDCRDESGHWMTQFHSTRDELRTTKQEMLQARLEKEELEEELNEVQERVNTMKQQIPDPSHTHTLNQELQSLRADLQQAQSEAEKKRAELDKKVMEVISLKKANQEQEAELKYEMDRLRGQSNRAKEDLAKAQERTKQLPDPSVVSGLQSELTDARGERDRLGEKLASTEQELQSNTERLARTQTELNALRDSQQEQEAANTRLREKLSRLEAQLASSASESSEAELSLQAELRGLRQELDEARRGASRLGQDHLQLSLRLEDREKERDQLTQTNTQLEEQKRQQEQSLDKLNKEFECLSQSSGEEVQVLRAQVEEQRERSRRETQEAQRQGNDRLVELERSQTSLKRLEEEASRQKKELLSVVEERDNVQLDKELLTNRLHHLEAELENSRSSLTDKSRELRSTEDKMKRLELELEEEKGSVELLTDRVTRTRDQMEQLRSELMQERSSRQDLELDKNALERHMKELKTRVSDMEGQSRSSVGVAQLESKVHELEERLHSEDREKNSMLSSQRRLEKKLKELNFTLEEERHQHTEQRDQLSLRVKALKRQVDEGETEVERMEGLRRKAQREMEEQMELKEALQGRVTALETELKRKVQHAQRQALDSSALSSDEDDEGLYDPSSITSILTGSNLHTSSC